One Methanosphaera cuniculi DNA window includes the following coding sequences:
- a CDS encoding pyridoxamine 5'-phosphate oxidase family protein, with the protein MTSRQKVFDFMQEAGTLFIATEDGKKPKVRPIGFKMMVDEQIYFVTGKNKDFSAQMLRNSNVEIACCVGPEFLRYYGRVEFDEDVDKTLYKEALKVMPQLEELMNEETGEAQIFHITKATAEFHKMMQIEQTYNFLD; encoded by the coding sequence ATGACAAGCAGACAAAAAGTATTTGATTTTATGCAAGAAGCAGGAACATTATTCATAGCAACCGAAGACGGTAAAAAACCAAAAGTAAGACCAATCGGATTTAAAATGATGGTAGATGAACAAATCTACTTTGTAACAGGAAAAAACAAAGACTTCTCAGCTCAAATGCTAAGAAACAGTAATGTTGAAATTGCATGTTGTGTAGGTCCTGAATTCTTACGATACTATGGACGTGTAGAATTTGATGAAGATGTAGATAAAACACTATACAAAGAAGCATTAAAAGTAATGCCACAACTTGAAGAATTAATGAACGAAGAAACTGGAGAAGCACAAATATTCCACATAACCAAAGCAACAGCAGAATTCCATAAAATGATGCAAATTGAACAAACATACAACTTCTTAGACTAA
- a CDS encoding midas domain-containing protein has protein sequence MQRCRYCGQLNDDDDVDQCIYCGEPLFIQVDHGNDLSRSEISHQYAAKVAQELLEDERRKQQQKQPNLFDELDDFAKELLKPEDSSSFNDNENKDDNIFFTDDDYEKIRQEHRNNDIYPDAQYEDNNIYTPQQRSDDEMSDIYDPYDQFMDEDEDEENYVDVYEVEEDTRHIIFEDEDEDITVEHDVLDELEDSYYDDDEEIQQYPQDFYEDEIEDDNIPDEESIDENADLEKLRHIEDTLKSKIKRNKKLENHYGINIKDITLDLDNLTGSFHITGNVSLNKRTNKNAVKITVKCFNKDKKQIDEDSAIMAVRGLDHIFNVTLKPNLNDVAIIIIVPELINISQKQLKQLKENRPIKTVKSVKSPESTNIKQQQKRKYIKQPTKDDIKREYQKQKDDNDTKKESFKDKIIPHRKNKKKQLQYTDEKLVNNIYLEQIKGIERKVGMNIDNTSILIKNGKVEVVGEIHIKNPEKCQEIKIATTCYDKDNKIIATDTLKINTKMFLGFDTLHIVIDDVDINEIKRIRLYPTFL, from the coding sequence ATGCAAAGATGCCGATATTGTGGTCAGCTAAATGATGATGATGATGTGGATCAATGTATTTATTGTGGTGAACCTTTATTTATTCAGGTTGATCATGGTAATGATTTATCACGTAGTGAAATATCTCATCAATATGCTGCTAAAGTAGCACAGGAATTACTAGAAGATGAAAGAAGAAAACAACAACAAAAACAGCCTAACTTATTTGATGAACTGGATGATTTTGCAAAAGAACTACTAAAACCAGAAGATTCATCTTCATTTAATGATAATGAAAATAAAGATGATAATATATTCTTCACAGATGATGATTATGAAAAAATAAGACAAGAACATAGAAATAATGATATATATCCTGATGCACAATATGAAGATAATAATATATATACACCACAACAACGTAGTGATGATGAGATGAGTGATATATATGATCCATATGATCAGTTTATGGATGAAGATGAGGATGAAGAAAATTATGTGGATGTATATGAAGTAGAAGAAGATACAAGACATATTATCTTTGAAGATGAAGATGAAGATATAACAGTAGAACATGATGTGCTTGATGAGCTTGAAGATTCATACTATGATGATGATGAAGAAATACAACAATATCCACAAGATTTCTATGAGGATGAAATAGAAGATGACAATATACCAGATGAAGAGAGTATAGATGAAAATGCAGATCTTGAAAAATTAAGACATATTGAAGATACTCTTAAATCTAAGATTAAAAGAAATAAAAAACTTGAAAATCATTATGGAATTAATATAAAAGATATAACATTAGATCTTGATAATCTTACAGGATCATTTCATATAACAGGTAATGTTTCACTTAATAAACGAACAAATAAGAATGCTGTTAAAATAACAGTTAAATGCTTCAATAAAGATAAAAAACAGATAGATGAAGATTCAGCAATAATGGCTGTACGTGGATTAGATCATATATTTAATGTAACACTAAAACCTAATCTTAATGATGTTGCAATAATAATTATAGTACCAGAACTCATAAATATAAGTCAAAAACAACTAAAACAACTAAAAGAAAATAGACCTATAAAAACAGTGAAATCTGTAAAATCACCTGAATCTACAAATATAAAACAACAACAGAAACGTAAATATATAAAACAACCAACAAAAGATGATATAAAAAGAGAATATCAAAAACAAAAAGATGATAATGATACAAAAAAGGAGAGTTTTAAAGATAAGATAATACCACATCGAAAAAATAAGAAGAAACAATTACAATATACTGATGAGAAACTTGTTAATAACATATATCTTGAACAAATTAAGGGTATTGAGCGTAAGGTTGGTATGAATATTGATAATACATCAATTCTTATTAAAAATGGTAAAGTTGAAGTTGTAGGTGAAATACATATTAAAAATCCTGAAAAATGTCAGGAAATTAAGATTGCAACTACATGTTATGATAAGGATAATAAGATCATTGCAACAGATACTTTAAAGATTAATACTAAGATGTTTTTAGGCTTTGATACATTACATATTGTTATTGATGATGTAGATATTAATGAAATTAAAAGAATAAGATTATATCCAACATTTCTATAA
- a CDS encoding DUF4013 domain-containing protein encodes MIFDILKDATEYTNNNKKSIIILSVLYIISILIPVYMTHKLFINGIMLSIPLLTCLFCIFIIPLLFIEGYSYHIIKESLNGTINISEKIPPIKLNLKFLINGIKLLIVTFIYFLPAIIALICELPLYETLTFQLFLIELMLLLIGIFLCNIGSVNMIKNNSIIKAFDFKEIFLIIKEIGLSIYFKLFMVILIVMLGSYMLIIFTVALITLIFTYGFPIEFSILTKILILIALFVLLGIYTIFKDRAIASIYNLK; translated from the coding sequence ATGATTTTTGACATTTTAAAAGATGCAACAGAATATACAAATAATAATAAAAAGTCAATTATAATACTTAGTGTATTATACATAATAAGTATCCTAATACCAGTATATATGACTCATAAACTATTCATAAATGGTATCATGCTAAGTATTCCACTACTAACATGTTTATTTTGTATATTTATCATACCATTACTTTTTATTGAAGGATACTCATATCATATAATAAAAGAAAGTTTAAATGGAACAATAAATATTTCAGAGAAAATACCGCCAATAAAACTTAATCTAAAATTTCTTATAAATGGGATAAAACTATTAATTGTAACTTTCATATATTTTCTGCCAGCTATAATAGCATTAATATGTGAATTACCATTATATGAAACATTGACATTTCAACTATTCTTAATTGAGTTAATGTTACTTTTAATTGGAATATTCCTATGCAATATTGGTTCTGTAAATATGATAAAAAATAATTCAATAATTAAGGCATTTGATTTTAAAGAAATCTTTTTAATAATTAAAGAAATAGGATTAAGTATATACTTTAAGTTATTTATGGTAATATTAATAGTAATGCTTGGATCATACATGCTAATAATTTTCACTGTTGCTTTAATAACTCTGATATTTACATATGGCTTCCCAATAGAATTTTCAATTTTAACAAAAATTCTAATTTTAATAGCTCTATTTGTATTACTTGGAATATATACAATATTCAAAGACAGAGCAATAGCTTCCATATATAACCTAAAATAA
- a CDS encoding ATP-binding cassette domain-containing protein: protein MDDYILQTENLTKKYDNKTIINNLNLKIKKGEIYALLGKNGAGKTTTMCMMTKLIKKDKGEIKIFNKNIENNNEIFKKIGTLIEYPGFYENLTGLENLKYFQEIQTKPDKSQLEKILKIVGLHESKDKLVKKYSMGMKQRLAIATAIINTPDLLILDEPINGLDPKGIIDMRMFLKSLSKEYGMTILISSHILSEIEQIADRIGIINHGEIIEEIKIEDIKEKLYKYTEIQVDQIEKAQEILTENQKIEIKNNTIYVEEKKEVPTIIQNLTLHGINIYSAIPIIENLEEYFINKTNDIEQTTPMEDEYICLT from the coding sequence ATGGATGACTACATACTACAAACAGAAAATCTAACAAAAAAATACGACAACAAAACAATAATAAACAACCTAAATTTAAAAATAAAAAAAGGAGAAATCTACGCACTACTAGGAAAAAACGGAGCAGGAAAAACAACAACAATGTGCATGATGACAAAACTCATAAAAAAAGACAAAGGCGAAATAAAAATCTTTAATAAAAACATAGAAAACAACAATGAAATATTCAAAAAAATAGGAACACTAATTGAATACCCGGGATTCTATGAAAACCTAACAGGACTAGAAAACCTCAAATACTTTCAAGAAATACAAACAAAACCTGATAAAAGCCAACTTGAAAAAATTCTAAAAATAGTAGGACTACATGAAAGCAAAGATAAACTAGTAAAAAAATATTCAATGGGAATGAAACAAAGATTAGCAATAGCAACCGCAATAATAAACACGCCAGATCTATTAATTCTTGATGAACCAATTAATGGGCTAGATCCAAAAGGAATAATAGACATGAGAATGTTTCTAAAAAGTTTGTCAAAAGAATATGGAATGACAATACTAATATCAAGTCATATTTTATCTGAAATAGAACAAATAGCAGATAGAATAGGAATCATAAATCATGGAGAAATAATTGAGGAAATAAAAATAGAAGATATAAAAGAAAAACTCTACAAATACACAGAAATTCAAGTAGATCAAATAGAAAAAGCACAAGAAATACTAACAGAAAACCAGAAAATAGAAATAAAAAATAACACAATATATGTAGAAGAAAAAAAAGAAGTACCAACAATAATACAAAACTTAACACTACATGGAATAAACATTTACTCAGCAATACCAATAATAGAAAACTTAGAGGAATACTTCATCAATAAAACAAACGACATAGAACAAACAACTCCAATGGAGGATGAATACATATGTTTAACTTAG
- the nifU gene encoding Fe-S cluster assembly scaffold protein NifU, translating into MDYTQKVIENYTNPQNTGVIEDADGEGTVGNPVCGDIMTIYIKVDENENIEDIKFSTFGCGAAIATSSMITQMAKGINIDEAYEITRNDVAEELGGLPAVKLHCSNLAADALQKAIENYKKERN; encoded by the coding sequence ATGGATTATACACAAAAAGTAATAGAAAACTATACAAATCCACAAAATACTGGAGTAATTGAAGATGCAGATGGAGAAGGAACTGTGGGAAATCCTGTATGTGGAGATATAATGACAATATATATAAAAGTTGATGAAAATGAAAATATAGAAGATATTAAATTCAGTACATTTGGATGTGGAGCAGCAATAGCAACAAGTAGTATGATTACACAAATGGCAAAAGGAATAAATATTGATGAAGCTTATGAAATAACAAGAAATGACGTTGCAGAAGAACTTGGAGGACTTCCAGCTGTAAAACTTCATTGTTCAAATCTTGCTGCAGATGCATTACAAAAAGCTATTGAAAATTATAAAAAAGAGAGAAACTAA
- a CDS encoding ABC transporter permease: MFNLVKGEFLKLKRSSVFRISLLGSCIIPLLILMVLIKFALVDNVSTWDFAELFGQNITYLCIFFGLLLNMLIASYIFNREYKEHTIKAILTTQITKSEYFTSKIIVYIIWSLLLTLISLILVLLIGLVFHAPGLSAKLLAQSFMSVMLADFMLCLVSLLAVFITLLFKSIIPPIIIGMGISLGSMMILNDKFSIYYPTTSILYLFTSEKALIPTGFSPSITVAIVGSIAIISILLSWIYFKKTSVPL; this comes from the coding sequence ATGTTTAACTTAGTAAAAGGTGAATTTTTAAAACTAAAAAGATCATCAGTATTTAGAATATCTCTACTTGGAAGTTGTATAATACCACTTCTAATATTAATGGTTCTCATAAAATTTGCATTAGTAGACAATGTGAGTACATGGGATTTTGCCGAGTTATTTGGACAAAACATAACATATCTATGTATATTCTTCGGATTACTTCTAAATATGCTAATAGCATCATATATTTTCAACAGAGAATATAAAGAACATACAATAAAAGCAATACTAACAACACAGATAACAAAAAGTGAATATTTCACATCAAAAATCATAGTATACATAATATGGAGTTTATTATTAACTTTAATTTCATTAATACTAGTACTTCTAATAGGATTAGTATTTCATGCACCAGGTTTAAGTGCAAAATTACTAGCTCAATCATTTATGAGTGTTATGCTAGCAGATTTTATGTTATGTTTAGTATCATTACTTGCAGTATTTATAACATTACTATTTAAAAGTATAATTCCTCCTATAATTATAGGTATGGGAATTTCACTAGGAAGTATGATGATTTTAAATGATAAGTTTTCCATATATTATCCAACAACAAGTATTCTGTATTTATTTACGTCTGAAAAAGCATTAATACCAACTGGATTTAGTCCATCAATAACAGTAGCAATAGTAGGATCTATAGCAATAATAAGCATACTACTTTCATGGATATACTTCAAAAAAACAAGTGTTCCATTATAA
- a CDS encoding cysteine desulfurase family protein — protein MYVDNSATSPLNPQVLDAMIPYLKEEYGNASTLYFLGIKAKRALQKARHQVAQLINAEDDEIIFTSGGTESDNTAIKSIVLKQLKHKTPENPKNHIITTQIEHPAVLNTCKFLEEYGYEITYLPVDKDGLINLKQLENAINEQTILITIMHSNNEIGTIQPTKQIGEIAHKYNIPFHSDAVQSVGKIPVDVKEQNIDILSLSAHKINGPKGIGALYVKKGLTLPPLIHGGGQENSKRSGTENIPAIVGLGKAAEIAHENLEKTMKHNQQIRDALIEKITTQIPDSYINGSLKHRLPNNVHIRFSGIEGESLILKLAQKGVYAATGSACSTHNLQGSHVLAALQIKPALSHGSLRLSIGPENRLEDVDYIVDAIVETVEYLREISPLWDNKTNTYIGDKFEQPVINSTH, from the coding sequence ATATATGTAGATAATTCAGCAACATCACCACTTAACCCCCAAGTACTAGATGCAATGATACCATATCTAAAAGAAGAATATGGAAATGCATCAACACTATATTTTCTTGGAATAAAAGCAAAAAGAGCACTTCAAAAAGCACGTCATCAAGTAGCACAACTAATAAATGCAGAAGATGATGAAATAATATTCACAAGTGGAGGAACAGAATCAGATAACACAGCAATAAAATCAATAGTACTAAAACAACTAAAACACAAAACACCTGAAAATCCAAAAAATCACATAATCACAACACAAATAGAACATCCAGCAGTACTAAATACATGCAAATTCCTAGAAGAATATGGATATGAAATAACATACCTGCCAGTAGATAAAGATGGACTAATAAACTTAAAACAATTAGAAAATGCAATAAATGAACAAACCATACTAATTACCATAATGCATTCAAACAATGAAATAGGAACAATCCAGCCAACAAAACAAATAGGAGAAATAGCACATAAATACAACATACCATTCCACTCTGATGCTGTACAAAGTGTTGGAAAAATACCAGTAGATGTAAAAGAACAAAACATTGACATACTATCACTTTCAGCTCATAAAATAAATGGACCTAAAGGAATAGGAGCATTATATGTTAAAAAAGGACTAACACTACCACCACTAATACATGGAGGAGGACAAGAAAACTCTAAAAGATCAGGAACAGAAAACATACCAGCAATAGTAGGACTAGGAAAAGCAGCAGAAATAGCACATGAAAATCTTGAAAAAACAATGAAACATAACCAACAAATAAGAGATGCATTAATTGAAAAAATAACAACACAAATACCAGATTCATACATTAATGGAAGCTTAAAACATCGCTTACCAAATAATGTACATATCAGATTTTCAGGAATTGAAGGAGAATCTTTAATATTAAAACTAGCACAAAAAGGAGTATATGCAGCAACAGGATCAGCATGTTCAACACATAACCTGCAAGGATCACATGTACTAGCAGCATTACAAATAAAACCAGCATTATCACATGGATCATTAAGACTTTCAATAGGTCCTGAAAATCGTCTAGAAGATGTAGATTACATAGTAGATGCAATAGTTGAAACCGTAGAATATCTAAGAGAAATATCACCCCTATGGGATAATAAAACAAATACATACATTGGAGATAAATTTGAACAACCTGTAATAAACTCTACACACTAA
- a CDS encoding FmdE family protein produces MDNKKIMGVFILIFFIMIATVSAADNTTDTTTISTNTADTQTTSTDDTTINDEIKQNITSKVNVSVKYQYENDNGKITPSVSAKINNKNITTSQKYDKNLNIYTIAVNHSDDVKTFNLILSAPGYKSQTKTFNVTQNEGLVYNLEATQSYQYGDKIAIIADSKLNFSKADDILVITSAGVPTYKNEASEYIIEAIMNYCNGTVSNGKGNMLMLRQTENDPIDTCFVVRNGRNMNAIVFLNSSTKYSYLGTISENMTRKEWNSYYKSVGQEDSYSFASLANGWYHNVSYLVLQEAAFHGHICEGTLGGYTITEALLQYYPPITETATLGSLPAEKTSYKVLGMPGDSASDAVLYFLDATSGKRSYVGFNTTKSGAEPNMMGFIRWNEGTIEYNPQTNSYEFTTPSYGTVIVMKYNTDENKKLFTKETGIELTGTLEELKYNSWWINKINTNPESLVSIVLEKDNLTEEQYYYLIGLDADLTNPVTVANATNAGSVRVKAIHAHGLDYNYLKSLDLPNATRSNSIADRTNRTYDDFKNIGVRASTLAKNYFKNELGVDLIKDMPNLAVMTTAGHVYMEQQTTEAVWDGLFQELGSRLYRQTLMPDHNAIWKSLWFAFVLHQDNGDLMSLYMRYNPSNDSFLITDYEGSHIININIESLNNSNQTAIAGKIFPDGNYNSIQSITNAWSNGITFGQLCSFLFHNHACPGVQPGFFMSDYILNNYPLNENESYFYIANSIYCKDDSLEYLLGISPGLGSYMSQKIPGEKIDHEDGSTDEGVLVIWDNELNVGRAVIMNFKWATIDTSKYATSDAKRAAQIRAYNSIYHGQPNEDVLENYAVTPMSEKWITADEYAKLKAGTNDNLDSMSFIRGIENRTKQQAISLTSGDKLINTNYNSSEYTNTNTNNNLVNNGGSQKFPNSGSHSNNNNFISTNSAVASRTSSSSNNLGQSSGSSDNDAVAPGMSLEATADLGVAEASEDSAQGEEGNAKAYEVSESQNKSDNVNTVVYVIIAIGILGALAGYGYVRSRR; encoded by the coding sequence ATGGATAATAAGAAAATAATGGGAGTATTTATACTTATTTTCTTTATCATGATAGCAACAGTATCAGCTGCAGACAACACAACAGACACTACAACTATTTCTACAAATACAGCAGACACACAAACTACATCAACAGATGACACTACTATTAATGATGAAATAAAACAAAATATAACATCAAAAGTAAATGTTAGTGTAAAATATCAATATGAAAATGATAATGGTAAAATCACACCATCTGTATCTGCAAAAATAAACAACAAAAATATTACAACATCACAGAAATATGATAAAAATCTAAATATTTACACAATAGCTGTAAACCATAGTGATGATGTAAAAACATTTAATTTAATATTATCTGCACCAGGTTATAAAAGTCAAACAAAAACTTTCAATGTAACACAAAATGAAGGTCTAGTATATAACCTTGAAGCAACACAAAGCTATCAATACGGAGATAAAATCGCAATTATTGCAGATAGTAAACTTAATTTTTCAAAAGCAGATGATATACTTGTAATAACTTCAGCTGGAGTTCCAACATACAAAAATGAAGCATCTGAATATATAATAGAAGCAATCATGAACTATTGTAATGGAACAGTATCAAATGGTAAAGGAAACATGCTCATGTTAAGACAAACCGAAAACGATCCAATAGACACATGTTTTGTGGTAAGAAATGGTCGTAACATGAATGCAATAGTATTTTTAAACTCATCAACAAAATATTCATATCTTGGAACCATATCCGAAAATATGACCCGTAAAGAATGGAATTCATATTATAAATCAGTAGGACAAGAAGATTCATACTCTTTTGCAAGTCTTGCAAATGGATGGTATCATAATGTTTCATACCTTGTACTTCAAGAAGCAGCATTCCACGGACACATCTGTGAAGGAACTCTTGGAGGATACACAATAACAGAAGCATTACTACAATACTACCCACCAATAACAGAAACTGCAACACTAGGATCACTACCTGCTGAAAAAACATCTTACAAAGTACTAGGTATGCCAGGAGATTCAGCAAGCGATGCTGTATTATACTTCCTAGATGCAACCTCAGGAAAAAGAAGTTATGTAGGATTTAACACCACAAAAAGTGGAGCAGAACCTAATATGATGGGATTCATAAGATGGAATGAAGGAACAATTGAATATAATCCTCAAACAAACTCATATGAATTTACAACACCATCTTACGGAACAGTTATAGTAATGAAATATAACACCGATGAAAATAAAAAATTATTTACAAAAGAAACTGGAATAGAACTTACCGGTACACTAGAGGAACTAAAATACAACTCATGGTGGATTAATAAAATAAACACCAACCCAGAAAGTTTAGTTTCAATAGTACTTGAAAAAGATAATTTAACTGAAGAACAATATTATTATCTAATAGGATTAGATGCAGATCTAACAAATCCTGTAACAGTTGCAAATGCAACAAATGCAGGAAGTGTACGTGTAAAAGCTATACATGCTCATGGACTTGATTATAATTATCTTAAATCTCTCGATCTTCCAAATGCTACACGTTCAAATTCAATAGCTGATCGTACAAATCGTACATATGATGATTTTAAAAATATTGGAGTTCGTGCATCTACACTAGCTAAAAACTACTTCAAAAATGAATTAGGAGTAGATCTTATAAAAGATATGCCAAATCTTGCAGTTATGACAACAGCAGGACACGTATATATGGAACAACAAACTACAGAAGCTGTATGGGATGGATTATTCCAAGAACTTGGATCAAGATTATACAGACAAACTCTTATGCCTGATCATAATGCTATATGGAAATCACTCTGGTTTGCATTTGTATTACATCAAGATAATGGCGATTTAATGTCACTTTATATGAGATATAATCCTAGTAATGATTCATTCTTAATTACAGATTATGAAGGATCACATATTATTAATATTAATATTGAATCACTTAATAATTCAAATCAAACAGCTATAGCAGGAAAAATTTTCCCTGATGGAAATTATAATAGTATTCAAAGTATAACAAATGCATGGTCTAATGGAATTACCTTTGGACAACTTTGTTCTTTCTTATTCCACAATCATGCATGTCCGGGTGTACAACCAGGATTCTTTATGTCAGATTATATACTTAATAATTATCCATTAAATGAAAATGAAAGTTACTTCTATATAGCAAATTCAATTTATTGTAAAGATGATTCATTAGAATATTTACTTGGTATTTCTCCTGGACTTGGAAGTTACATGTCACAGAAAATACCTGGTGAAAAAATTGATCATGAAGATGGATCAACAGATGAAGGAGTTCTTGTTATTTGGGATAATGAACTTAATGTTGGTCGTGCAGTAATCATGAACTTTAAATGGGCTACAATTGATACAAGTAAATATGCAACATCTGATGCAAAACGTGCAGCTCAAATACGTGCATATAACTCTATTTATCATGGACAACCTAATGAAGATGTTCTTGAAAACTATGCAGTTACACCCATGTCTGAAAAATGGATTACAGCAGATGAATATGCAAAACTTAAAGCTGGAACAAATGATAATCTTGATTCAATGTCATTTATACGAGGTATTGAAAATAGAACAAAACAACAAGCAATAAGTCTTACAAGTGGAGATAAACTTATTAATACAAATTATAATAGTAGTGAGTATACTAATACAAATACTAATAATAATTTAGTTAATAATGGTGGATCACAAAAATTCCCAAATAGTGGATCACATTCAAATAATAATAACTTTATTTCTACAAATTCAGCTGTTGCAAGTAGAACTTCATCAAGTTCAAATAATCTTGGACAAAGTAGTGGTAGTTCTGATAATGATGCAGTAGCACCTGGAATGTCTCTTGAAGCAACTGCAGATCTTGGAGTTGCAGAAGCATCAGAAGATTCAGCTCAAGGTGAAGAAGGTAATGCTAAAGCATATGAAGTTTCAGAATCACAAAATAAATCTGATAATGTTAATACTGTTGTATATGTAATTATTGCAATTGGTATTCTTGGAGCATTAGCAGGTTATGGATATGTAAGAAGTAGAAGATAA
- a CDS encoding flavodoxin family protein — protein MKVLLVNGSPRARANTYEALKIVEKTLNEENIETEIFQTGAKPISGCISCRKCGELGHCIITDDCVNEFVEEMKNYDGFIFATPVYYASMAGNFKSFMDRVFFSASAAGHQDYFSFKPVASIITARRAGTTATYDELNKYYGINQMPIISTRYWNMIHTDAQNPDKLYEDEEGVQIIKMLGKNMAYYLKCIQAGKEVGINPPEFPEQINFTNFIR, from the coding sequence ATGAAAGTACTACTAGTAAATGGAAGTCCAAGAGCACGGGCAAACACATACGAGGCACTAAAAATAGTAGAAAAAACACTAAATGAAGAAAATATAGAAACAGAAATATTCCAAACAGGAGCAAAACCAATATCTGGATGTATATCATGTAGAAAATGTGGTGAACTAGGACACTGTATAATCACAGATGACTGTGTAAATGAATTTGTAGAAGAAATGAAAAACTATGATGGATTTATATTTGCAACACCAGTATACTATGCATCAATGGCAGGAAATTTTAAATCATTCATGGATCGAGTATTCTTCTCAGCATCAGCAGCAGGACACCAAGATTACTTCTCATTTAAACCTGTAGCATCAATCATAACTGCAAGACGGGCAGGAACAACAGCAACATATGATGAATTAAACAAATACTATGGAATAAACCAAATGCCAATCATATCAACTAGGTACTGGAATATGATACATACTGATGCTCAAAACCCAGATAAACTATATGAAGATGAAGAAGGGGTACAAATAATAAAAATGCTGGGAAAAAACATGGCATACTACCTTAAATGCATCCAAGCAGGAAAAGAAGTAGGAATCAATCCACCAGAGTTTCCAGAACAAATCAACTTTACAAACTTCATACGATAA
- a CDS encoding helix-turn-helix transcriptional regulator, translating into MKTKIRYLRQEMGISQQELAKLADVTRQTINALENGRYNPSLVLAYKITKILKQKYIEDVFILDLEGNSE; encoded by the coding sequence ATGAAGACAAAAATACGTTATTTAAGACAAGAGATGGGAATAAGTCAACAAGAACTAGCAAAATTAGCTGATGTAACCAGGCAAACAATAAATGCTCTTGAAAATGGGAGATATAACCCTTCCTTAGTACTTGCTTATAAAATAACAAAAATTTTAAAACAAAAATACATAGAAGATGTATTTATTTTAGATTTAGAAGGTAATTCAGAATGA